AATATAACTGACATCTTTACAGATATTACTGGttaacgaaaaaaaaaaaatatatatatatatatatatatatatacacatgtaatgtacataaattaaataacacTCTAACTTAATCAGTGGCCATGTTGGAGGACCAGAGTCACTTTTATTTTACCTCAGCAAaacatgttagcatgttagtGCCAGCGCTAAGGGTGAACGCGTCTGTAAGATTAGAGGAGGAATGTTGAAGCTGAAGGACACAGTCGCTATTTGTTTTACCAGCAAACAAAAAGTGTTCAGTGAAGGTGgaagtgacattttttttaggCTTTGATgcgtttatttttattctttacactTCTACCTTGAGTTTTGAGATCCTGGTTTTGGCtcctgtgtgttggtgtgtttgtgttttaccACAGTAATTCTCtccacttaaaaaaaagtagttACACCTCCTTTGACAACAACGTTTAAACCACAGTGACATGGTTCTCTTTACATTTGCATTGTATATTATAAAAAGCAAACTGGTTAGACTGGATGAACTGTTTCAGAAGGATCTGTTTATCCTACATGTAgatattaaaagtaacaaaggtGCAACATATTTAGTTCTTTCTTAGGTGCTGAGCTCTGATCATCATCTGCATTTCATATCTTAATATCAGATAATATtccacacagacatatacacataaCCAACAGAGAACGTTGCTAATCCACCATCCCACCCAAATCACCCACCCACCATCCCACCAACATCTCCCAATAACCCACCCACCATCCCAACCAACCCACCCAATATCCAACGCACCATCCCATCCAGTAACCAACCCAAACCCACCTACCCAATAACCCACCCACTAACCCACCCACCATCGTCTCCCAGTTGAAGCACAGAGGAGCTGCAAGCTCACACGAGCACAGTTTGAAACTTGGAAACATTCCTGTGTTttctacacacatgtacacacacaacagcaatTTGGTTGTAAAACACTGTACAACATtagaataaattaatatttacaacTCATCTTGTAGTCTTTGAACTACTTTTGATGCTGaaatgaccccccccccccaaataaataaataaataaataaattcctgaaATGATCCTGAGGTAAACTATTCACCACCAGAGCATGTTGCACTAACTGGCAACATGCCAAAGGGCAAGTTAGCAAAGCTAATTACAGGATGCTAATTACAGACTCTGAAGGTAAATAATCTGAGGTAAACCTTGAATACTGGACCACGAGGGAAAGATGCAGATGCACAACTATACTGCACTTTACACTGGTTTGGGACGCAGCCTGTATCTGCTTTTTAGATGATGTTTCTTCTTTTCACAAAAACTCAGACGTAGTGATTAttggaaatattttattagtctatcaaattaaataaacttaTAATACAACATTTGATTATAATAAAGCCTATTATCAACATtattaaatacagtattttcGTGGTGTCTGGCAGCATCGGCAAATATCACATTCTCGAGTGCAAGAAAGGTCCAAACCCAAAGAAATCCGTTGTCAGTATTCAGAGTATGCTAATGAGAAGGCTGCCTAATACTCTGAACACCACCACGGGAATAACACCACCTTCTACAGCCTCACAAGCCCATCCAGAACAACAAGCACTCCGagaacacagacaggaagttcAGTATCAGCTCACACTCTGATTTTCAGCTGATGGTGAAAAGCTCCAGTCACTCGCAGAAAGATCTGCGTTACTGAGTGTTTGTCAGGAGGCTGAGTGTTCTGCTTTAGTGCCAAAAcctgtgagcgagagagagagagagagagagagagagagagagagagagagagagagagagaatgagtgcgagatagagagcaagagacacagagagacagagagcagagattaaaagaaagagagaaagagcgagacagagcagacagagatagcagagagagagagcaagcaagcagagagaaagagagagacagatagagagagagatagcagagagagagacagagagagagcaaagagagggagagagagcgctTACATTACAAAAACCTGAACGCTTCCCTACTTAATAACCCACTGTAAGCATATAAACAtaagtgtgaggtgtgagtgtgaaacGCACCAGTAGTGAGACTAGTGTGCAGAGGGGAAATGTCCGTGATCACTGATGGACTGCTGAAGTTTTTCTTCTTTAGCTCTTCTGCTGTGGCAAAGCTACAAAAAACCCAACAGAACACCATCATGGCCCAGAGGTGCAGTTTAAAGCAGCAGTGTAACATTACTGTACAGACGTATAAAGAGACAGTGGCCGGAGCTACAAGTCAGGACAATATTCAGTACTAAATCTAGAATGAAGGAGTAAAGCCTTTAAACCGTCTAGAACAAGTGTAGTTCATCACAGTACCGTCCTCTTCTCCATGAAGCTGGCGAGAAAGTCGTCAATCTCCGTCTTTCCTTCCAGAAAGTTCTCGGCCTTCTCCTCAGACTCCTCCTCGGCCTGATGGGCTGCGACCTTTAACCTTGCCTGTAGGGCACTCAGACTGCAGCtctaaatggtgtgtgtgtgtaagagagagagaaagagagagagacagagaatctTCACAGACAGCTTTTTTATCAGATGAATGTATTAAGTGAAAAATCAAAcctgttggttactgtgtgtttctgttttttttagtgGGAATGAGTGTGTTATAGATGTGACaaagggttgtgtgtgtgtgtgtgagagagagagtgtgtgttagtttacCTCACTGAGCTCATGCTGTCTCTGCATTTTGGTCTGGAACGCTGAATGCATCTGGGTCAGCTGCTCAGCCtgcgtaaacacacacacacacacacacacacacacacacacacacacaccaaagcacATGCTCAAGCTACAGCAAGAGCTCATATGACTTCAATACAACACGCAGTGAGTGGATGTATCCCTTAAAGGTGCAGTgtgggagtgtgagtgtgtgtgcgtgtactcACTTTGTACAGCATCTCCTGTCTCTTCCCTTCCAAATGAGGCTCCAACTGCAAGTTCTTTTCTGTACAAACACAACCACCAGGTATGTCTCgttcagtaaagtgtgttgcgctcactcgctcacacactcgctcgctcacacacacggccgcccgctcgctcacacacacactcacacgctcgcTCGCGCACACGCTCGCTCGcgcacacccactcacacacacacacactcactcgcatacacacacacactcactcgcacacgtGTTTTGACATACTGGCCACAGTGACGATGGTGTTCACCAGATCTTCTTTATCACTGGAGACCTGCTTGAGCTGAGGCAGACATGCAAAATACTCCAACAGGACATCTTCTTCGTCATTCATGTCCTTCagctgagacacactgagtgcacacacacacacacacacacacacacacaaacacacacacactttggtaTTTATTATGTCTTGTTGTTTGAAGGCCGTCTTAAAGagcattttaatgttttcttaatGAGGAAAGTCATAAATGTAGAAACAGCACATTAATAATTCATAGTATTTcatgaatatgaataataaatattcctAATATAGTCCTAATTAGCATATCTGACTGTAGCCCCACCCACAAATGAGTTATACAGGTTCCTCTGCTCTAagcaagtaaaaaaaaggaaggttaAGTAATAAACATGAGTAATGCAGCGTAGGACAGTGTGTATTACCTCATGTCGGAAAGTTCTGGAAACGAGTCAGGGATTTCGGGCATCTTGTAGATGTGACCATTCAGTCCGGtctgtgaaagaaaaaagccaCGTGCTGAGGCTTGTAGAAACTATTTGGTGTAGATCAGTAAAGAATAAACAGCTGTGTCTTGTGCCAATCATGGTTGAGTGATGAAGCGGTGCTtcgacaaaacaaacaaacaaaaacaaacaaacccagcGCAGGACCTGTGAGTCAGCCATGGGGACTGGCAGCAGGAGCTCTGTGATCAGCCCATACGCCGGTGCAGGAGGGCGGTTCTGCGCCTGCTGGGTCTCTGATCCTGGGGGTGGAGGATGAGAGGCGGGGCAGACGGGCCGCTGGGGGTCCTGGCCGGGGAAGGTGGGGACAAAATGAAAGTTCTGTGCAGGATACGGTGGCTTGTACATGCTGGAAGGAGAGAGGATTAGACCGGgagatgaaaataaatcaaagataaatagaaataaagaaaaagaaattagacTAGGAAACATCTTGTtgtgacatttaaaacataaataaacaaatgaatacacTGCATttccaaaaatgtttaaatactcAGAAAACTCTATTTGAAATCATTGCAGTCTGAACCTGTCCAAATTCTTTGCTAACTATTGTACAGCTCACTAATCAAGCTAATGCTGTAGCTACAAGTTGTGAAGTATGACATCATCAACTACTCATTTGCATAATGGGTTAAGGGGGTGTTCAAAGGGGTGGAGCTTATGTTTGTGATGTCACTACATTAACTCATTTTTAATATGACAGTGTTCTGTACTCACAACGGGAAAGCCGGTGCACCGGACATCAGGGCCGGAGGACTTTTCCAGAACTCATCCAGCAAGCTCTGGATTACTTTCCCGAGATCTGAGTGCATCCCGAACTAAAGCAGGCCAACACAAGACGAGATAAGAAGAGTTATAAACACGGTGTGTTTGTTAATAAGCTGTTCATaaagtgtttagtgttgagGTGAGTGAGGCAGTACGTTGGTGATGAGGGGGCTGGTGACCACGGTGCCATTGTTCCCATCCACTAGGTGATGACCCACAGGAGGATACACAGTGATCACAGGCTTCTCTTGAGGGAACTGTGGTGGAAgcaatctacacacacacactttcttcagTAAAGtcataagtattggcacccgtCCTCAAAGCTCTGTTTCAGATGTTATCAGAATCACACTCACATGTTGACGCTGATGGTCGAGTTGTTGACGGTGAAAGGAATCCGGTATTCCACATCTTTCTGGATCTCTGCGATACTGGAACAGCAGCACATATGTGGGTcatgatgtacacacacagacatgtgatGGTAGATATTAGCTGTGATCAGCTCAGTGATTACAGTTTTCTTAAATCTTTATATTTGGGTTATTCAGTGCTGGTGATTGGAGAGAACAAAACAGCATCAGATGTATTAAGAACCAATTAATCCTTGAAGCTTAAACGTGTCTTTTCTCCAAAAACATGAcagtttgcgtgtgtgtgtgtgtgtgtgtgatggactgGCCTCTCTTCAAGGGCCTATTCACCAGGATTCCCACATTtccaagaacaaaaaacaaacaaaaaaacaaagctccTCTAATCGGTTCTTTACAGATTAGAATCGGTTTAAAGTCGACTTGTTCCTTAAAGACACATCACAAGCACTTTGTTCTGCAGATAACTGACTGACATCATCTCACTGAGCATGTTACTCCAGTTAGGCAGgttagataaataaaattagtgttatacacacacatatatacatacacaaaaacaaacacatacacacacaaatttgcaCATTCGCACATTTGCacaaatttatttcaatttgcacattcttttttttttttgtctattataCGTGTTAATTTCTTATCactgccattctgtttacactgtggagctcctgtactagaaaatattcctcgtatgtgaaaacatactttgcaataaagacctttctgattctgattctgatacacatacacacagagacagacacatatacacacacagacagacacatatacacacacagacacacacacacacacacacacaaacccataaacatatacaaacacatacacaaaaacattcacatacaaacacaaatacaaacacatacttAGGTCCTATTAATAGTGACAGCATTAGTTTGAGTGTTACAATAAGCCCTGAGTGACACATGGCAGTAAACAGTACAGcgttaatactgtaatactttaATCTGACCGTGTAACCGGATGTTACACTTTACAGGACATGCtagttagcctgttagctcgtGTACAAACACTCACGTAGAATGCGCAGCTTTCAGCGACTCGATCTGTCGCTGTCTTTGTTTCTGTAAACTGTTTAAAGGCGGAACCGCCCCAGAGCCCTTAGACAGCGGGAAAATCCAGTTCATCCTgaaataaacccaataaacactcacactttaggcgaacatgctaacaaGTTAGCAAACAACTGCTGTATCATAACCGTTAGCATGTGAAACCAACCTGACATCCGCTGAACACGCTTATTATTACTGCCCTTCGGACATGTTCGAGTCAACAGCGCTGGTTATAACGCATCGTACGCGTTAATAACTGTTAATAGTGGGAACAAATCTAACGTCAAAGCACGTCGGATGACAAACAAGCAGTGACGCGCGAGTTTTACGTCACGGGTTATAGGTCCCGCCTTCTGCTCTGTGATTGAACagttaatcaatcaatcaatccgAACAAACCCCTTTCACTGAACcgtgtgtgtttaaaacactttacacaCCGTGTTACAATACTGAACACTTTATAACACAATTAAGGTTTACATTGTTAGTTTCTAAACTATTAGGTGTATTAATTTAGTTGTTATGATGTGACAGCAGAATAATCAGCATGATGGTGTTGTGATGGAGATAAAAGTGAACACACTGAAGCTTTCCTGTAAATATCTTACTCTAGGAATCTgctagaaaaacaaacagctcaTGTCTGTTAATCAAATAATGACACCTctatccagagtaacttacattttatttcagtttatacaactgagggttaaagggccttgttcaggggcccaatagtgccagcttggtggacctgggattcaaactcatgaccttctgatgtGATTGGATTAAATATGCACTATTTGATTAACTATTTACTATTTTGAGAACTGAAGAATTTAGATCtaaataaatcaggaagggCAACAATATTATTGTCTCTAATTAGGCACTTTAGGTTCACTGTATCTTCATCTGTCTCCATTCATCGGAGGTCCTCTTCGGGGGGCCCAACAGTGCCAGCTAGGTGGACCTAgtattcaaactcatgaccttctgatgagtggtccaacaccttaaacactaggctacaacatcccacCTGACATCTTACTTTACATTCGCTtacagtttttatatatatatatatatatatatatatatatatatatatatatatatatatatatatacgtatatatatatatatatatatatatatatatatatatatatatatatatatatatatacgtatatatatatctatatatatatatatatatatatacgtatatatatatatatatatatatatatatacacacacacatacatacacacacacacacacacacacaaacatctctattttttttcttctatttttctatttatctctatcttaaagttaataaaacagcacagaaacCGCAAACTGTGTCCTTGTAATTTAACAAGAGCTGTTACTGGTGTAGGAACTGATTTATTGCCATTCTCTGATGCAAAACCCACagaaaatacatacaaataaccAACATTTTATTCAACACTATTGTTAGATAATAATCTCCAACCAGGCTGCAGGgatgttgtgtatttttaataaacagcaaTAAGTTAAATGCATCCAAATTGGCTTCATATTTTAGCTTCATATCCCGGTAATAACTAACAAGAAGGGAAATAATTATTCTGCATTTTGTACAACATACAACACCTTCATTCTAAATATCCAAACACAACACCTGATTATTAGTATAAGAGACACAACAGTATGCAGTAGAAATAATCCACCGTTCAGGCATTTCTTTGTGTTATTCTTTACAGGTTAGTGACTGCAGTTTGGATGACTGGTCAGATAAATGCAGCTGGAGCACAAACTGGAAGTGAAAGTAAATGGAGAAattttgtgattattttaaGGTCATTATTAAACAGATCACAGTGTCACATGCAGTTTTCGGATTTTTACTCACTGAAAAACCCACATGTTTAGGTCAGGTTTCTTACTGGTCCATAGACTATGACACCTTCAAGAGTTAAAGCTCTAAAAGCTCTTGGAAAGCACTTaaagctgtgtgatgtgattggATTAAAGACACAATATTTAATGaactatttaatattttgagAACTGCAGAATTTAGATTTAAAGAAATCAGGAAGGGCAACGATGTTATTGTCTCTAATTAGGCACTTTAGGTTCACTGTCTCTCAATCTGTAATTCTAACTAATAGAAAAGAGATTGGATAAAGAACACAAGTCTCCATTCCTTGGAGTTCCTCTTCCCACCACCAGGGTGCGCTTCATTTCGATTAACGTCACAGCACCAGGTGAATAATTCCTCTTCATACAACAgcaattaaatatttcatactatctatccatttatagctacatttaatattaaatgtttacattatcACTTCTCttatagcagatataaacaGACATTCCCTTTCAAGTcttaaataaaaacctacaaTATTTTGATTTTACAAAGAAAGATGTCGGAAAAGATACAGTTTTCCTCTCTcatgacactggagactccttccttaaatgttaaataaacatctcctaaAGTAAACACCACCATTGTTATCCATGGAACTGTCATTgacctgttactatagaaatgctaatacacctcctgaccaatcagaattgagactCAAGAACAAAAATCAGCATGTTATTCATAGCTACGCTTTAGCTAGTTTGCTAGCTTTGGTTTCACTTTTCggagtaaataaataacctgaACTGCGTCCAGGTAGAAAATATCAGCAGTAATAAATCTATTTTCATCAGAAAAGAAAACCAGTGTcacaatttaattttaacagtaaaaataatacAGTGAAATCACAGAGGTTTAGAAAGGAtcatgatttgtgtgtgtattaaatagAGATCACTTCACACTGTGCTGCTCAGAGGAGTTATTAATAACAACCGCAGCACATTAATCACTTTTGCAGAGCTGGAAGTACtgagagaagggaagagagtCATGCAGAACATGCAGAAAGCAGAATCGTCTCAGCAGATGCCCAACGGAAGACTTCTGatcatgatgaagatgatgacgCTGAAGATGATTAAGGATCCTTCCTCCAGACAGCTGGGGACTGATCCAACGCTCACCTGGTGCacgagatagacagacagacagagagagagcgcgcgagagagagagacattattACAAGAGTCAattattagcatgttagcatgcgTGAACATGTTCCTGTTTTCTGACACAGTTTACATTTAACTGTAGTAAAGTTGTGATGTTCCTTGGAAGCATTCTGTGCTAAAAACAGAAAGTATCTGCATCAGAATTCTCAATAAGTTTTAACTATTATACTAGCTCATTATGTTTGATATTTGTCCAGCTGCAATTTCAACAATGCTAAAAACCTCCTTTATTCAGAAGGTTAGCCATTTTTATGGACTATCGTACACCTTTGCAGTTATAGAAACACCAATAAGCAGAAGAAGGTCATGACCTTGGTGACGTGTGGACACAGAGCTACATGTTACATAAACTAAAAACTGTAACAGTGaatgttcatgtgtttatttgttagcTCAGGTGCTAACACTGGGGAGAAGGTAGAGGAAATCTTGGTCCTGCTGATGTGTTTGTACTTATCTTCCTGCCAGCTCCTTCTTCAGACATGACTTGAAGGAAGTGAAGCGTTCTACATGCTTATAGCCCTGCAAACATTCAGAGAACAATTTCACACCAATTCAGTGACATCTGGAGCCTCTGTGATATATAATTAGTCACCACTAGATAGCAGTACAGCGGTAATAATGACTCTCTCACCCTGCCTCCACGGTGCAGTCTGTCCTTCATGATCCCTATAAACTCTTTGTAGCTCAGCTGGTCGTCGTGGTCCACGTCAAAGATCTTAAAGATGGTGTTGACTAGGTGTCGAGTGAGTTTAAGACCCGTGGCTACGTACACTGCCCTCACAAActcatctaacacacacacacacacacacacacacacacacacacacacacacacacacaaacacgcatatacacaaacatacacacacaaatatgttcATTCCAGTGATTAAGAGTATGTGTAAGATGAGCTAGCAGTCAATGCTACATGTAATTATGGTGTGTTTTcctaataattaaatacaactAAATCTTGACATCCTTTCTCTTCTCCACGGTCCATGTGCCTTTATAAATGTCTTAATAAATGtctttagctagctagctaaatcaTTAGCCTTATTTTAGTCATAAAGTGTCTGTCTAGTAATTaacacaaaccaacacaaaaTTCTAAAGTGAATGTTGACATTCCTAATAGCATCGTCTTATAGCATCTTTACAAAAGGCTTAGCTGAGCTAAAATACCCTCTGCTTGATGGCTACATAAAAAAAGTATCTTTAGTTTAGGATCTTGCAGAGTGTTGAGTGTTTTCTTAACAATTCATATGAATATTCCTGCTGAGACCTAAAACTGTGTTAATGTCCATAAATCTGAACCTTGTCCGATGGACCTGCAGGCAAAGTTGTACATCTGCATAGCGATAGCGAAGTCTTCAAGGTTGTTGAGGAACTGAAAGAAAGACCTGAACTCTTCGAAGGTGATTCCCTgtaggaaagaaagaaacgtGATTATCCAAACACAAACCTGAACATCGTAACAAGCCTTTGGTTACAGTTTTTAGTTTATGTTTTAGACTTATTTATGATACCTAGACCAGGGTTAGCTATATCTTGCTAGTGAATTCCATATTTCAGATGTAAACCACTGAATGCAATAGCTAGCCTAAGGTTAGCAAGCATACTGTACAGCTTCATCTAGTTGTTGACACATTAGCTAGCGCTAGCATTAGCTTAACaaggaaacatttatttcttgtGGCACTTTAATGTTTGGAACAGTTAATTCAGACAAATGATATCATAAATTACAATGTTTCAGCTGTACGTCACTTTTAAAACAATCCACAGAGATAAAACAACTGCAACGATGAAAAACGTGATGAAAGGCAGAGGCTTGGCGAGAGCTCAGCTGAAAACTGAGAACTGAAAATAATGGGATCGAGATATAAAACATAATGGAAGCaggggcattttttttttatctaaatgaCCTTCTGTTTCACTCACGtcaacacaaataacactgatACATGTATATAAGAAGTGCTTTGTATATAAGAAGTTCTTGAGTATCTGAGTCTCAGTATTAGCCTCAGTGTAACAGAAGTTAGcggtagaggtcttctcgggtgtaaagaaatgtacccgacccgaaatgacccgaatcactttttacccgaacccgacgtgcataatttatttatttatttttttaaagaaagacccgacccgagacaaacccgaaaaaattagacccgagtcagACCCGACCATTGGCAATTtgtttttaacccgactggacccgaatgttgcataactctacattaaagtaaccgctacagtgtggattcaaaattgattgacaggtctgtttcaacgagaattagcttaccaccagccacacgtcgccagccacatgtcacaagtggtcttggcaaacagaggagaggttggaaaaggactcgagtcaatgcacacacactagatacagtagttcgggtcttctcgggtccgttcggtaaaaacatatgaattttaaattacccgagacccgatgccgctattattatacacGACCcgcctcgggttttcggataaAAAAGGGGCCCTAATTAGACCTCTAGTTAGCGGTAAACACTAAACGTTACCAAATTTAAATTTTAGTCTTACGTACTCTTATTTTAGCAGAAGATCAGAGGGAAATACTAACATTCCTGGCATTTCTGAGGCTGGAGATACAAGAAGCAAAGTTTTAAAACTaggtaaaaatgtacaaattcgAATGGAACAAATCGCTTTGTGATCATTAGTTGGTTTTGGTTTCTTTACAAAAGAATACACATAACAATGAACTGGTGAGAAAGCAGTaagcattatattatattatattatattatattatattatattatattatattatattatatcttcAGGGCTTGAACAATTTAATGTAATTTGTTCTGGTGTTAAATCATGTGCCATTATTTCTTTTGTCCATTCAAACATGAATTTCCCACTTCAGTGCTTTCATGAGAAACAAAAGGCCTCATGTCAACATGTCAATTTGCACTAAAACATCCACTTCCCTGTAAAGAAGTAGCGAGAGCATCTAAGTGAGCTGAACATGATACTATTGGGGCAACAGCCTGTCACTCACTTAGAAGAACAAAGGGGAGGAGTGGAGTTAAGGGGCAGAGGTGACAGGAAG
The Tachysurus fulvidraco isolate hzauxx_2018 chromosome 7, HZAU_PFXX_2.0, whole genome shotgun sequence DNA segment above includes these coding regions:
- the vps37a gene encoding vacuolar protein sorting-associated protein 37A isoform X1, giving the protein MNWIFPLSKGSGAVPPLNSLQKQRQRQIESLKAAHSTIAEIQKDVEYRIPFTVNNSTISVNILLPPQFPQEKPVITVYPPVGHHLVDGNNGTVVTSPLITNFGMHSDLGKVIQSLLDEFWKSPPALMSGAPAFPFMYKPPYPAQNFHFVPTFPGQDPQRPVCPASHPPPPGSETQQAQNRPPAPAYGLITELLLPVPMADSQVLRWTGLNGHIYKMPEIPDSFPELSDMSVSQLKDMNDEEDVLLEYFACLPQLKQVSSDKEDLVNTIVTVAKKNLQLEPHLEGKRQEMLYKAEQLTQMHSAFQTKMQRQHELSESCSLSALQARLKVAAHQAEEESEEKAENFLEGKTEIDDFLASFMEKRTLCHSRRAKEEKLQQSISDHGHFPSAH
- the vps37a gene encoding vacuolar protein sorting-associated protein 37A isoform X2; translated protein: MNWIFPLSKGSGAVPPLNSLQKQRQRQIESLKAAHSTIAEIQKDVEYRIPFTVNNSTISVNILLPPQFPQEKPVITVYPPVGHHLVDGNNGTVVTSPLITNFGMHSDLGKVIQSLLDEFWKSPPALMSGAPAFPFMYKPPYPAQNFHFVPTFPGQDPQRPVCPASHPPPPGSETQQAQNRPPAPAYGLITELLLPVPMADSQTGLNGHIYKMPEIPDSFPELSDMSVSQLKDMNDEEDVLLEYFACLPQLKQVSSDKEDLVNTIVTVAKKNLQLEPHLEGKRQEMLYKAEQLTQMHSAFQTKMQRQHELSESCSLSALQARLKVAAHQAEEESEEKAENFLEGKTEIDDFLASFMEKRTLCHSRRAKEEKLQQSISDHGHFPSAH